One genomic region from Osmerus mordax isolate fOsmMor3 chromosome 4, fOsmMor3.pri, whole genome shotgun sequence encodes:
- the lrrc4ca gene encoding leucine rich repeat containing 4C, genome duplicate a has translation MLNKMTSSRQLQMMRGPRWNRALSDPLFVLLLALQLLVVAGLVRAQTCPSVCSCSNQFSKVICTRRSLRDVPDGISTNTRYLNLQENLIQVIKVDSFKHLRHLEILQLSKNHIRTIELGAFNGLASLNTLELFDNRLTTIPNGAFEYLSKLKELWLRNNPIESIPSYAFNRVPSLRRLDLGELKRLTYISEGAFEGLSNLRYLNLGMCNLKEIPNLIPLVKLDELEMSGNQLSVIRPGSFKGLIHLQKLWMMHAQIQTIERNSFDDLQSLVELNLAHNNLTLLPHDLFTPLHHLERVHLHHNPWNCNCDILWLSWWLKEMVPANTSCCARCSSPSSHKGRYIGELDQNYFHCYAPVIVEPPADLNVTEGSAAELKCRASSLTSVSWITPNGSIMTHGAYKIRISVLNDGTLNFTNVTMQDTGTYTCMVSNSAGNTTASATLNVSSTDSSFSYFTTVTVETIEPPHNEGQPTVQLKVGPTASAGWESVSSTSTTTTTVRTPLSTRATEKTYTIPVTELGGEGSLNGLDEVMKTTKIIIGCFVAITLMAAVMLIIFYKMRKQHHQQNHHAPTRTIEIINVDEDCVTGGPAMESHLTLPPLEHEHLNHYNTYKTAYNHASTINSIHSSAHEPLLIRASSKDNVQETQI, from the coding sequence GTCCGTGCTCAGacctgcccctcagtctgctCTTGCAGCAACCAGTTCAGCAAGGTCATCTGCACCCGCCGCAGCTTGCGAGATGTCCCAGATGGCATCTCCACCAACACGCGCTACCTGAACCTGCAAGAGAACCTTATCCAAGTCATCAAGGTGGACAGCTTCAAACACCTGCGGCACCTCGAGATTCTGCAGCTTAGCAAGAACCATATCCGTACCATTGAGTTAGGGGCCTTCAACGGGCTGGCCAGCCTCAACACCCTGGAACTGTTTGACAACCGCCTCACCACCATCCCCAACGGGGCCTTCGAGTACCTCTCCAAACTGAAGGAGCTGTGGCTGAGGAATAACCCCATAGAGAGCATCCCCTCTTATGCGTTTAACAGGGTGCCCTCGTTACggaggctggacctgggggAGCTCAAGCGCCTCACATATATATCAGAGGGGGCCTTTGAGGGGCTTAGCAATCTGCGCTACCTGAACCTGGGCATGTGCAACCTGAAGGAGATCCCCAACCTCATTCCCCTGGTGAAGCTGGATGAGCTGGAGATGTCAGGGAACCAGCTGTCCGTCATCCGGCCTGGCTCCTTCAAAGGTCTCATCCACCTTCAGAAGCTGTGGATGATGCATGCTCAGATCCAGACCATAGAGAGGAATTCCTTTGATGACTTGCAGTCCCTGGTAGAGCTCAACCTCGCCCACAATAACCTCACCTTGCTTCCCCATGACCTCTTCACCCCCCTGCATCACCTCGAGAGGGTGCACTTACACCACAACCCCTGGAACTGTAACTGTGACATTCTTTGGCTCAGCTGGTGGCTCAAGGAGATGGTGCCGGCCAACACCAGCTGCTGTGCCCGCTGCAGTTCACCCTCCAGCCACAAGGGGCGCTATATCGGAGAGCTCGACCAAAACTATTTTCATTGCTATGCGCCCGTGATCGTGGAGCCTCCAGCGGACCTGAACGTGACGGAGGGGAGCGCGGCGGAACTGAAATGCAGGGCCAGCTCTCTGACCTCGGTCAGCTGGATCACACCCAACGGCTCCATCATGACCCACGGAGCCTACAAGATCCGCATCTCCGTCCTGAACGACGGCACTCTCAACTTCACCAACGTCACCATGCAGGACACGGGCACTTACACCTGCATGGTGAGCAACTCGGCGGGCAACACCACGGCGTCGGCCACGCTTAACGTGTCGTCCACAGACAGCAGCTTCAGCTACTTCACCACGGTCACAGTGGAGACCATAGAGCCACCGCATAACGAGGGCCAACCCACTGTGCAGCTGAAGGTGGGTCCCACCGCATCTGCCGGCTGGGAGTCGGTGTCGTCCACCTCCACCACGACCACCACCGTGCGGACGCCACTCTCCACCAGGGCCACGGAGAAGACCTACACCATTCCGGTGAcggagctggggggggagggctccCTCAACGGCCTGGATGAGGTGATGAAGACCACCAAGATAATCATCGGATGCTTCGTGGCCATCACCCTCATGGCGGCGGTCATGCTGATCATATTCTACAAGATGCGCaagcagcaccaccagcagaACCACCACGCGCCCACCCGCACCATTGAGATCATCAACGTGGACGAGGACTGCGTGACGGGGGGTCCAGCCATGGAGAGCCACCTAACGCTGCCCCCACTGGAGCATGAGCACCTCAACCACTACAACACCTATAAGACTGCTTACAACCATGCCTCCACCATCAACTCCATACACAGCTCGGCGCACGAACCCTTGTTAATCCGGGCCAGCTCTAAAGACAATGTACAAGAGACCCAGATATAA